A single Carassius carassius chromosome 3, fCarCar2.1, whole genome shotgun sequence DNA region contains:
- the alpk3b gene encoding alpha-protein kinase 3 isoform X4 yields MSSRRLLNRSLSSDGRSSYGGSDISSQNRRAGCRSYLSSVRSESRSTLCSVMAQLTEEIQPSFETTFKSKAVSEDTNVKFSCVVSGTPLEKVIPLWNKLSKLPVPLSLILTVTFAGHPVPEVTWYKDDEQLDRYCGLPKYEISRDDKTHTLQIYNCTLEDAAIYQASAQNSRGIVSCSGVLEVGTMSEYKIHQNYFAKLKLRNENRRREQEEPSNAGKENVPAALENVRLSSPERAQRKRRSPMENRAAGSPSEEKAMEVDALSPTAPVQESAAASVHEISNCEMITNRDKDGQGITYIHDTMHNASSKQTNEHYVKKKIKISTEATEGIKENRQAGRREEIMNESGTSTEKMEVQNTVDQIISVTEYENKMDITDRQISEKQSVKVNKSASKESKRIQGAQTASVSESRNKMDKTDTRKGEKTSAHMSKSVSEESKIAQGAQITSATESKIKMDKATEKKSEREKEMVSEKTKGAQGVQMTESRIKMDIKTNKNQKFSVNANKSFSGEPERAQGAHIASESRNKIGITVTKTNEKLPVKVCKSALEESKRAHHASVTESRNKMDITVKKMNEKQSEKVNKGVSEEPKSAQIVSVTESSSKMDIKDTKKNEKQSEKVNKSVSEESKRAQGVQIVTKAKERSSESKRVQKPITTQKRLPLKFSMTTQTNKVFENTKLTKSTDNGTSNLQPQALDTIQNCNPRVTDNKFVDLDDHRNKTPVGTYVRIFPHSCGGDDVNVDTGERNASACSLRSLSAGNTCPQPTEPPICGDVPPFHKEAHTDIKQPPSLIHEVTASVTETLSSCHLASQGKKLRTGDQSVASTKSSTLVSELQNTQPSEKISSGHISHMLQDGQVTTAMSSSLGDDTLTNMCEKDSKSESRLINESDKLKGETKFASVSKEKSTANSNHFTNQVIVTEFVQFHTTNSDVLQPQTMNDSSISNVQMKDNKAQEWQSTCLESTDNVAKVDIQEQSNVTISELPILTHQKAKDHSGPSTFLSQRSKVLPTEFTIPTIYITDVDSTSQNSTETEHTVDAVETRTEMNTVTANVTNSNTIMQVGNISECTETTNKTTAVLESESLRDEKLDFSPHSQHPKVNKPHQQPLTQEKLIQGPESSHCVTDFVASDLIRLKDVTMQHNSADKIIKTNEADLAENFIKQLKLAALDLDLSTTDKINAAPHLNVKENLKCGEEVNFAVTELNTCKVTIPSKTTDQVFNTTAVHSELATKTDQKTTLPRIKTEKSETGMTVCFEEAKRDSYQGDNLSLKTQPASLVQSVSNSPSKTSLETHSPCFTRRTVQADLPKPAGNENVKPKSAEKEKENQFKVPQVIRKIRPEVFDASGHLKLWCQFFNIVSDSTIKWYKDEVEIAEIKRSAGDETQVCLAIIQMSKRDCGVYRCTITNEYGKDFTEYLLSTEFLSNMFLRQELKEVGEEIEMTPLIFSKGLADAGCWGSKFYGRVTTEEAQVGLGCEHKTRWLKVIYGLDPVFESGSSCFMKVRSPIAYESREETVLAERNLQITKQDCRIQNMAREYFKIFATETRVIESFGAALEVIPLYFMYLPASSIPYATVEAELKGVYLRYCGLDRSGSLVFNEKLEVAQKCSCLQHWIYQWTSGNVLFSRLEGVDTILTNIGIAVRSKGWVSVSTCKTIHSGFLMVIFILLHPILTHGNYTAFRSFSAILFKEKNHIYINAVLLKVVLKNVCITVSINILSNKTVVNCNNNMKCFLNT; encoded by the exons ATGAGTTCCAGAAGGCTGCTGAACCGTTCGCTCTCAAGTGATGGAAGATCTTCCTACGGTGGCAGTGATATCAGCTCTCAGAATAGAAGAGCTGGCTGTAGGAGCTACCTGAGCAGTGTTCGATCTGAAAGCAG AAGCACTCTCTGCAGTGTCATGGCCCAATTAACTGAGGAGATACAGCCATCATTTGAGACCACATTCAAATCCAAAGCTGTGTCTGAAGACACTAACGTCAAGTTCAGCTGTGTGGTCTCAGGTACTCCATTAGAGAAAGTGATTCCATTGTGGAACAAGTTGTCCAAACTTCCTGTTCCCCTGTCTTTAATTTTAACCGTCACATTTGCAGGCCACCCAGTCCCTGAGGTGACGTGGTACAAAGATGATGAACAGCTGGACAGATACTGCGGCCTTCCTAAATATGAAATTTCACGTGATGACAAGACGCATACACTCCAGATATACAA CTGTACTCTGGAGGATGCTGCAATTTACCAAGCATCAGCACAGAACAGTCGAGGCATCGTGTCATGTTCAGGGGTCTTGGAGGTGGGAACAATGAGTGAGTACAAGATTCATCAAAATTACTTTGCAAAGCTTAAACTGCGAAATGAGAACCGGCGTCGAGAGCAGGAGGAGCCCAGCAATGCAGGCAAAGAGAATGTCCCAGCTGCTCTTGAGAATGTCAGGTTGAGCAGTCCTGAAAGAGCCCAAAGGAAACGTAGGTCCCCCATGGAGAACAGAGCGGCTGGCAGCCCTTCAGAGGAGAAAGCCATGGAGGTGGATGCTCTCAGTCCAACAGCTCCAGTTCAAGAGTCAGCAGCAGCATCTGTTCATGAAATCTCAAACTGTGAAATGATCACAAACAGAGACAAAGATGGCCAGGGGATAACATATATCCATGATACCATGCATAATGCCTCCAGCAAACAGACTAATGAGCATTATGTCAAGAAGAAGATCAAAATCTCAACAGAAGCAACAGAGGGAATTAAGGAAAACAGACAGGCTGGAAGAAGGGAAGAGATAATGAATGAGAGTGGGACTTCCACTGAGAAGATGGAAGTACAGAACACTGTTGATCAGATCATTTccgtgactgaatatgaaaataaaatggacATAACAGACAGACAAATAAGTGAAAAACAATCAGTGAAAGTGAACAAAAGTGCCTCAAAAGAATCAAAGAGAATTCAGGGTGCTCAGACTGCCTCAGTGTCTGAATCTAGAAACAAAATGGACAAAACAGACACAAGAAAAGGTGAAAAAACTTCAGCACACATGAGCAAAAGTGTCTCAGAAGAATCCAAAATAGCTCAGGGTGCTCAGATTACATCAGCAACAGAATCTAAAATCAAAATGgacaaagcaactgagaaaaagtcagagagagagaaagaaatggtcTCAGAAAAAACAAAGGGAGCTCAGGGTGTTCAGATGACTGAATCAAGAATTAAAATggacataaaaacaaacaagaatcAAAAATTCTCAGTGAATGCAAACAAAAGTTTTTCAGGTGAACCAGAGAGAGCTCAGGGTGCTCATATTGCCTCTGAATCAAGAAACAAAATTGGCATAACagttacaaaaacaaatgaaaaactgcCAGTAAAAGTATGCAAAAGTGCCTTAGAAGAATCGAAGAGAGCTCACCATGCCTCAGTAACTGAATCTAGAAACAAAATGGACATAACAgtcaaaaaaatgaatgaaaaacagtCAGAGAAAGTGAACAAAGGTGTCTCAGAAGAACCAAAGAGTGCTCAGATTGTCTCAGTGACTGAATCAAGTAGCAAAATGGACATAAAAGAcacaaaaaagaatgaaaaacagTCAGAGAAAGTCAATAAAAGTGTATCGGAAGAATCAAAGAGAGCTCAGGGTGTTCAGATTGTCACA AAAGCGAAGGAACGTTCCTCAGAATCAAAGAGAGTTCAAAAGCCCATTACAACCCAGAAACGACTTCCACTGAAGTTTTCCATGACAACCCAGACGAACAAGGTGTTTGAGAACACAAAGCTAACTAAATCAACTGACAATGGGACATCAAACCTCCAACCTCAGGCTCTAGATACTATCCAGAACTGTAATCCAAGAGTTACAGACAACAAGTTCGTGGATTTAGATGACCACAGGAATAAAACTCCAGTAGGTACATATGTGAGGATCTTTCCTCATTCCTGTGGTGGAGATGACGTCAATGTGGACACAGGGGAGAGGAATGCGTCTGCATGCTCTCTTAGGAGCTTG TCTGCAGGTAATACTTGCCCTCAACCCACAGAGCCACCAATTTGTGGAGACGTTCCTCCTTTTCACAAGGAAGCACACACGGATATAAAGCAGCCACCCTCATTAATACACGAGGTCACTGCGAGTGTTACGGAAACACTCAGTTCCTGCCACCTTGCATCACAGGGAAAGAAGCTGAGAACAGGTGATCAGTCTGTCGCATCAACAAAGAGCAGTACACTTGTCAGTGAGCTTCAAAACACTCAGCCGAGTGAGAAAATCTCCTCAGGTCATATTTCACACATGCTTCAAGATGGCCAAGTCACTACAGCTATGAGTTCCTCATTAGGAGATGACACATTAACTAACATGTGTGAGAAGGATAGCAAATCTGAAAGCCGACTTATCAACGAGTCTGATAAACTAAAAGGTGAAACAAAATTTGCATCTGTTTCTAaagaaaaatcaactgcaaactCAAACCATTTCACAAATCAAGTCATTGTCACAGAATTTGTACAATTTCACACGACAAACTCAGATGTGTTGCAACCACAGACCATGAATGACTCATCAATCTCTAATGTTCAAATGAAAGATAATAAGGCCCAAGAGTGGCAGAGCACTTGCCTTGAATCTACAGACAATGTTGCTAAAGTGGACATACAGGAACAGTCTAATGTAACCATATCTGAACTACCCATATTAACTCATCAAAAAGCCAAGGATCATTCTGGCCCCTCTACATTCCTCTCCCAACGTTCAAAGGTTTTACCCACAGAATTTACCATTCCCACAATATATATAACAGATGTGGACAGCACATCTCAAAATAGTACAGAAACAGAACATACTGTAGATGCTGTTGAAACCAGAACTGAAATGAATACAGTTACCGCTAATGTGACAAATAGCAACACAATCATGCAAGTTGGTAATATATCTGAATGCACAGAAACCACAAACAAAACCACAGCTGTTTTGGAATCTGAAAGTCTGCGTGATGAAAAGCTTGATTTTTCCCCGCATTCACAACACCCCAAAGTCAACAAGCCTCATCAACAGCCACTAACCCAAGAAAAACTGATTCAAGGACCTGAATCAAGTCACTGTGTCACTGACTTTGTTGCATCAGACTTAATTAGATTGAAAGATGTCACTATGCAACATAACTCTGCTGACAAAATCATAAAGACCAATGAAGCTGACTTAGCTGAAAACTTCATAAAACAATTGAAGTTGGCTGCATTAGACCTTGATCTAAGTACTACAGACAAGATTAATGCTGCACCACATTTAAATGTGAAAGAAAATCTTAAATGTGGCGAGGAAGTAAATTTTGCAGTGACAGAGCTCAATACCTGTAAGGTAACAATTCCATCAAAGACTACAGACCAGGTCTTCAACACTACTGCTGTCCACAGTGAGCTTGCCACCAAGACCGATCAGAAGACTACATTACCCAGGATTAAAACAGAGAAGAGTGAAACAGGAATGACCGTATGTTTTGAAGAAGCAAAAAGAGATTCATATCAGGGGGACAATTTATCTTTGAAGACACAACCTGCATCTCTAGTACAGTCAGTAAGTAATTCACCATCGAAGACATCATTGGAAACACACTCCCCTTGTTTCACCCGGAGGACTGTCCAGGCTGACCTCCCCAAACCTGCAGGAAATGAGAATGTTAAGCCCAAATCAGcagagaaggagaaagaaaaCCAATTCAAAG TCCCACAGGTTATCCGTAAAATCCGACCAGAGGTGTTTGATGCCTCTGGGCATCTGAAACTCTGGTGTCAGTTTTTCAACATAGTAAGTGACTCAACAATAAAATGGTACAAGGATGAAGTGGAAATTGCTGAGATAAAAAGAAG TGCAGGAGATGAGACTCAAGTGTGCTTGGCTATTATACAGATGTCCAAAAGAGACTGTGGTGTTTACAGATGCACCATTACCAATGAATATGGCAAAGATTTCACAGAGTATCTTCTTAGCACAGAGT TTCTGTCCAATATGTTCCTGCGTCAGGAGCTCaaggaag TTGGGGAGGAGATTGAGATGACTCCTCTGATCTTCAGTAAAGGTCTTGCTGATGCAGGCTGCTGGGGTTCAAAGTTCTACGGCCGTGTCACAACAGAAGAAGCTCAGGTTGGCCTGGGATGTGAGCACAAAACCAGATGGCTGAAAGTGATCTACGGATTAGATCCTGTGTTTGAGTCAGGCAGCTCATGTTTTATGAAAGTGCGAAGTCCTATTGCATATGAGAGCAGAGAGGAGACTGTCTTGGCTGAAAGGAATCTTCAAATCACAAAACAG GACTGCAGAATTCAGAACATGGCTAGAGAGTACTTCAAGATCTTTGCTACAGAGACAAGAGtgatagagagctttggtgcagCACTGGA GGTAATCCCTCTATACTTCATGTACTTGCCAGCGAGCAGTATTCCTTATGCAACAGTGGAGGCAGAGCTTAAGGGTGTCTATTTGCGGTATTGTGGACTGGATCGCTCCGGGTCACTGGTATTTAATGAGAAGTTAGAAGTGGCACAAAAGTGTTCTTGTCTCCAGCACTGGATCTACCAGTGGACCAGTGGAAATGTGCTGTTCTCCAGACTTGAGG GAGTTGATACAATACTGACAAATATCGGAATAGCAGTCAGGTCAAAGGGGTGGGTATCTGTTAGTACTTGTAAAACAATTCATTCAGGCTTTTTGATGGTGATATTCATTCTACTGCATCCAATACTTACACATGGTAATTACACTGCTTTCAGAAGTTTCAGTGCcattctttttaaagaaaaaaatcatatttacataaatgctgttcttttgaaagttgtcctgaaaaatgtatgtatcacagtttccataaataTATTGAGCAACAAAACCGTtgttaactgtaataataatatgaaatgtttcttaaacacctAG
- the alpk3b gene encoding titin homolog isoform X5, producing MSSRRLLNRSLSSDGRSSYGGSDISSQNRRAGCRSYLSSVRSESRSTLCSVMAQLTEEIQPSFETTFKSKAVSEDTNVKFSCVVSGHPVPEVTWYKDDEQLDRYCGLPKYEISRDDKTHTLQIYNCTLEDAAIYQASAQNSRGIVSCSGVLEVGTMSEYKIHQNYFAKLKLRNENRRREQEEPSNAGKENVPAALENVRLSSPERAQRKRRSPMENRAAGSPSEEKAMEVDALSPTAPVQESAAASVHEISNCEMITNRDKDGQGITYIHDTMHNASSKQTNEHYVKKKIKISTEATEGIKENRQAGRREEIMNESGTSTEKMEVQNTVDQIISVTEYENKMDITDRQISEKQSVKVNKSASKESKRIQGAQTASVSESRNKMDKTDTRKGEKTSAHMSKSVSEESKIAQGAQITSATESKIKMDKATEKKSEREKEMVSEKTKGAQGVQMTESRIKMDIKTNKNQKFSVNANKSFSGEPERAQGAHIASESRNKIGITVTKTNEKLPVKVCKSALEESKRAHHASVTESRNKMDITVKKMNEKQSEKVNKGVSEEPKSAQIVSVTESSSKMDIKDTKKNEKQSEKVNKSVSEESKRAQGVQIVTVTESSNNIDITDTKKNYKQSEKAKERSSESKRVQKPITTQKRLPLKFSMTTQTNKVFENTKLTKSTDNGTSNLQPQALDTIQNCNPRVTDNKFVDLDDHRNKTPVGTYVRIFPHSCGGDDVNVDTGERNASACSLRSLSAGNTCPQPTEPPICGDVPPFHKEAHTDIKQPPSLIHEVTASVTETLSSCHLASQGKKLRTGDQSVASTKSSTLVSELQNTQPSEKISSGHISHMLQDGQVTTAMSSSLGDDTLTNMCEKDSKSESRLINESDKLKGETKFASVSKEKSTANSNHFTNQVIVTEFVQFHTTNSDVLQPQTMNDSSISNVQMKDNKAQEWQSTCLESTDNVAKVDIQEQSNVTISELPILTHQKAKDHSGPSTFLSQRSKVLPTEFTIPTIYITDVDSTSQNSTETEHTVDAVETRTEMNTVTANVTNSNTIMQVGNISECTETTNKTTAVLESESLRDEKLDFSPHSQHPKVNKPHQQPLTQEKLIQGPESSHCVTDFVASDLIRLKDVTMQHNSADKIIKTNEADLAENFIKQLKLAALDLDLSTTDKINAAPHLNVKENLKCGEEVNFAVTELNTCKVTIPSKTTDQVFNTTAVHSELATKTDQKTTLPRIKTEKSETGMTVCFEEAKRDSYQGDNLSLKTQPASLVQSVSNSPSKTSLETHSPCFTRRTVQADLPKPAGNENVKPKSAEKEKENQFKVPQVIRKIRPEVFDASGHLKLWCQFFNIVSDSTIKWYKDEVEIAEIKRSAGDETQVCLAIIQMSKRDCGVYRCTITNEYGKDFTEYLLSTEFLSNMFLRQELKEVGEEIEMTPLIFSKGLADAGCWGSKFYGRVTTEEAQVGLGCEHKTRWLKVIYGLDPVFESGSSCFMKVRSPIAYESREETVLAERNLQITKQDCRIQNMAREYFKIFATETRVIESFGAALEVIPLYFMYLPASSIPYATVEAELKGVYLRYCGLDRSGSLVFNEKLEVAQKCSCLQHWIYQWTSGNVLFSRLEGVDTILTNIGIAVRSKGWVSVSTCKTIHSGFLMVIFILLHPILTHGNYTAFRSFSAILFKEKNHIYINAVLLKVVLKNVCITVSINILSNKTVVNCNNNMKCFLNT from the exons ATGAGTTCCAGAAGGCTGCTGAACCGTTCGCTCTCAAGTGATGGAAGATCTTCCTACGGTGGCAGTGATATCAGCTCTCAGAATAGAAGAGCTGGCTGTAGGAGCTACCTGAGCAGTGTTCGATCTGAAAGCAG AAGCACTCTCTGCAGTGTCATGGCCCAATTAACTGAGGAGATACAGCCATCATTTGAGACCACATTCAAATCCAAAGCTGTGTCTGAAGACACTAACGTCAAGTTCAGCTGTGTGGTCTCAG GCCACCCAGTCCCTGAGGTGACGTGGTACAAAGATGATGAACAGCTGGACAGATACTGCGGCCTTCCTAAATATGAAATTTCACGTGATGACAAGACGCATACACTCCAGATATACAA CTGTACTCTGGAGGATGCTGCAATTTACCAAGCATCAGCACAGAACAGTCGAGGCATCGTGTCATGTTCAGGGGTCTTGGAGGTGGGAACAATGAGTGAGTACAAGATTCATCAAAATTACTTTGCAAAGCTTAAACTGCGAAATGAGAACCGGCGTCGAGAGCAGGAGGAGCCCAGCAATGCAGGCAAAGAGAATGTCCCAGCTGCTCTTGAGAATGTCAGGTTGAGCAGTCCTGAAAGAGCCCAAAGGAAACGTAGGTCCCCCATGGAGAACAGAGCGGCTGGCAGCCCTTCAGAGGAGAAAGCCATGGAGGTGGATGCTCTCAGTCCAACAGCTCCAGTTCAAGAGTCAGCAGCAGCATCTGTTCATGAAATCTCAAACTGTGAAATGATCACAAACAGAGACAAAGATGGCCAGGGGATAACATATATCCATGATACCATGCATAATGCCTCCAGCAAACAGACTAATGAGCATTATGTCAAGAAGAAGATCAAAATCTCAACAGAAGCAACAGAGGGAATTAAGGAAAACAGACAGGCTGGAAGAAGGGAAGAGATAATGAATGAGAGTGGGACTTCCACTGAGAAGATGGAAGTACAGAACACTGTTGATCAGATCATTTccgtgactgaatatgaaaataaaatggacATAACAGACAGACAAATAAGTGAAAAACAATCAGTGAAAGTGAACAAAAGTGCCTCAAAAGAATCAAAGAGAATTCAGGGTGCTCAGACTGCCTCAGTGTCTGAATCTAGAAACAAAATGGACAAAACAGACACAAGAAAAGGTGAAAAAACTTCAGCACACATGAGCAAAAGTGTCTCAGAAGAATCCAAAATAGCTCAGGGTGCTCAGATTACATCAGCAACAGAATCTAAAATCAAAATGgacaaagcaactgagaaaaagtcagagagagagaaagaaatggtcTCAGAAAAAACAAAGGGAGCTCAGGGTGTTCAGATGACTGAATCAAGAATTAAAATggacataaaaacaaacaagaatcAAAAATTCTCAGTGAATGCAAACAAAAGTTTTTCAGGTGAACCAGAGAGAGCTCAGGGTGCTCATATTGCCTCTGAATCAAGAAACAAAATTGGCATAACagttacaaaaacaaatgaaaaactgcCAGTAAAAGTATGCAAAAGTGCCTTAGAAGAATCGAAGAGAGCTCACCATGCCTCAGTAACTGAATCTAGAAACAAAATGGACATAACAgtcaaaaaaatgaatgaaaaacagtCAGAGAAAGTGAACAAAGGTGTCTCAGAAGAACCAAAGAGTGCTCAGATTGTCTCAGTGACTGAATCAAGTAGCAAAATGGACATAAAAGAcacaaaaaagaatgaaaaacagTCAGAGAAAGTCAATAAAAGTGTATCGGAAGAATCAAAGAGAGCTCAGGGTGTTCAGATTGTCACAGTGACTGAATCAAGTAACAATATTGACATAACAGacaccaaaaaaaattataaacagtcAGAGAAAGCGAAGGAACGTTCCTCAGAATCAAAGAGAGTTCAAAAGCCCATTACAACCCAGAAACGACTTCCACTGAAGTTTTCCATGACAACCCAGACGAACAAGGTGTTTGAGAACACAAAGCTAACTAAATCAACTGACAATGGGACATCAAACCTCCAACCTCAGGCTCTAGATACTATCCAGAACTGTAATCCAAGAGTTACAGACAACAAGTTCGTGGATTTAGATGACCACAGGAATAAAACTCCAGTAGGTACATATGTGAGGATCTTTCCTCATTCCTGTGGTGGAGATGACGTCAATGTGGACACAGGGGAGAGGAATGCGTCTGCATGCTCTCTTAGGAGCTTG TCTGCAGGTAATACTTGCCCTCAACCCACAGAGCCACCAATTTGTGGAGACGTTCCTCCTTTTCACAAGGAAGCACACACGGATATAAAGCAGCCACCCTCATTAATACACGAGGTCACTGCGAGTGTTACGGAAACACTCAGTTCCTGCCACCTTGCATCACAGGGAAAGAAGCTGAGAACAGGTGATCAGTCTGTCGCATCAACAAAGAGCAGTACACTTGTCAGTGAGCTTCAAAACACTCAGCCGAGTGAGAAAATCTCCTCAGGTCATATTTCACACATGCTTCAAGATGGCCAAGTCACTACAGCTATGAGTTCCTCATTAGGAGATGACACATTAACTAACATGTGTGAGAAGGATAGCAAATCTGAAAGCCGACTTATCAACGAGTCTGATAAACTAAAAGGTGAAACAAAATTTGCATCTGTTTCTAaagaaaaatcaactgcaaactCAAACCATTTCACAAATCAAGTCATTGTCACAGAATTTGTACAATTTCACACGACAAACTCAGATGTGTTGCAACCACAGACCATGAATGACTCATCAATCTCTAATGTTCAAATGAAAGATAATAAGGCCCAAGAGTGGCAGAGCACTTGCCTTGAATCTACAGACAATGTTGCTAAAGTGGACATACAGGAACAGTCTAATGTAACCATATCTGAACTACCCATATTAACTCATCAAAAAGCCAAGGATCATTCTGGCCCCTCTACATTCCTCTCCCAACGTTCAAAGGTTTTACCCACAGAATTTACCATTCCCACAATATATATAACAGATGTGGACAGCACATCTCAAAATAGTACAGAAACAGAACATACTGTAGATGCTGTTGAAACCAGAACTGAAATGAATACAGTTACCGCTAATGTGACAAATAGCAACACAATCATGCAAGTTGGTAATATATCTGAATGCACAGAAACCACAAACAAAACCACAGCTGTTTTGGAATCTGAAAGTCTGCGTGATGAAAAGCTTGATTTTTCCCCGCATTCACAACACCCCAAAGTCAACAAGCCTCATCAACAGCCACTAACCCAAGAAAAACTGATTCAAGGACCTGAATCAAGTCACTGTGTCACTGACTTTGTTGCATCAGACTTAATTAGATTGAAAGATGTCACTATGCAACATAACTCTGCTGACAAAATCATAAAGACCAATGAAGCTGACTTAGCTGAAAACTTCATAAAACAATTGAAGTTGGCTGCATTAGACCTTGATCTAAGTACTACAGACAAGATTAATGCTGCACCACATTTAAATGTGAAAGAAAATCTTAAATGTGGCGAGGAAGTAAATTTTGCAGTGACAGAGCTCAATACCTGTAAGGTAACAATTCCATCAAAGACTACAGACCAGGTCTTCAACACTACTGCTGTCCACAGTGAGCTTGCCACCAAGACCGATCAGAAGACTACATTACCCAGGATTAAAACAGAGAAGAGTGAAACAGGAATGACCGTATGTTTTGAAGAAGCAAAAAGAGATTCATATCAGGGGGACAATTTATCTTTGAAGACACAACCTGCATCTCTAGTACAGTCAGTAAGTAATTCACCATCGAAGACATCATTGGAAACACACTCCCCTTGTTTCACCCGGAGGACTGTCCAGGCTGACCTCCCCAAACCTGCAGGAAATGAGAATGTTAAGCCCAAATCAGcagagaaggagaaagaaaaCCAATTCAAAG TCCCACAGGTTATCCGTAAAATCCGACCAGAGGTGTTTGATGCCTCTGGGCATCTGAAACTCTGGTGTCAGTTTTTCAACATAGTAAGTGACTCAACAATAAAATGGTACAAGGATGAAGTGGAAATTGCTGAGATAAAAAGAAG TGCAGGAGATGAGACTCAAGTGTGCTTGGCTATTATACAGATGTCCAAAAGAGACTGTGGTGTTTACAGATGCACCATTACCAATGAATATGGCAAAGATTTCACAGAGTATCTTCTTAGCACAGAGT TTCTGTCCAATATGTTCCTGCGTCAGGAGCTCaaggaag TTGGGGAGGAGATTGAGATGACTCCTCTGATCTTCAGTAAAGGTCTTGCTGATGCAGGCTGCTGGGGTTCAAAGTTCTACGGCCGTGTCACAACAGAAGAAGCTCAGGTTGGCCTGGGATGTGAGCACAAAACCAGATGGCTGAAAGTGATCTACGGATTAGATCCTGTGTTTGAGTCAGGCAGCTCATGTTTTATGAAAGTGCGAAGTCCTATTGCATATGAGAGCAGAGAGGAGACTGTCTTGGCTGAAAGGAATCTTCAAATCACAAAACAG GACTGCAGAATTCAGAACATGGCTAGAGAGTACTTCAAGATCTTTGCTACAGAGACAAGAGtgatagagagctttggtgcagCACTGGA GGTAATCCCTCTATACTTCATGTACTTGCCAGCGAGCAGTATTCCTTATGCAACAGTGGAGGCAGAGCTTAAGGGTGTCTATTTGCGGTATTGTGGACTGGATCGCTCCGGGTCACTGGTATTTAATGAGAAGTTAGAAGTGGCACAAAAGTGTTCTTGTCTCCAGCACTGGATCTACCAGTGGACCAGTGGAAATGTGCTGTTCTCCAGACTTGAGG GAGTTGATACAATACTGACAAATATCGGAATAGCAGTCAGGTCAAAGGGGTGGGTATCTGTTAGTACTTGTAAAACAATTCATTCAGGCTTTTTGATGGTGATATTCATTCTACTGCATCCAATACTTACACATGGTAATTACACTGCTTTCAGAAGTTTCAGTGCcattctttttaaagaaaaaaatcatatttacataaatgctgttcttttgaaagttgtcctgaaaaatgtatgtatcacagtttccataaataTATTGAGCAACAAAACCGTtgttaactgtaataataatatgaaatgtttcttaaacacctAG